The Planctomycetota bacterium genome includes the window AGCACGAGGCGGCGCTTGCGACGCGGCGTTGGCGTTTGCGGTTCGGATGGTGGCTTCGCGTCGGGTCGCATCGCTGGAAGGCTGCATCGACCGACGACCGGCGCGACTTAAGGCGACGCCTCAGCAGAAAGCTGCAACCATGACCGACGTGTCCTCGGCCGACGAGTCTGCAATCGAACGGATCGAGGCCAGACGGGTCTGGGTCATCGTCAACCCACGAGCAGGTCGCGGCCTGGCGGCGACGGTGGCCAGGACCATCGTTTCGGACCTTCGCCGTTCCGGCGTTGCGACGAGCCTGACGCAGACGCATCCCGCAGAGACCGTTTCTCCTTCGGGTGACCACGACGCCGTCCTCGTCATCGGTGGCGACGGCACCGTCCGTGCGGCAGTCGAGCGGCTTCTGCAACTCGGCATGGTCCCGCCGATCCTGCCCGTGCCGATGGGCACTGCCAACCTGCTCGGTCGACACCTCGGGCTTCGTCGCACGCTCTGGAACGTCGCGATGGACGGCGTTCGCGAGTCGGCGTCGAGGATCGTCGGCTCCGGGAGACTCGGCCGACGCGTCATGCGGATCGGTCGACGCACGCTGCTGCCGGGTCCGCGACGGCTGGCTAAGACGATTTCGCATGACGCTTGTCGGGCCCTGTCTCGCGGAATGGTCCGACGGCTCGACATCGGCCGCGTCGAGGGTCGCGGCCCATTCCTGTTGATGGCCAGCGTCGGGTTCGACGCGCAGGTCGTCGCAGAGCTCGATCGCCGACGATCACGCTCCCCTGGGCCGATTGGGCTGACCAGCTACGCCCTGCCCGCCGCGTCTGCTCTGCTGTCGCGCGATGTGCCGGCGATCACGGTCACGGTCGATGGCCAACGGGTTTTCGGACCGGCTCCAGCGATCGCGATGGTCGCAAACATGCCGGAGTACGGCGCAGGGTTTCCAATTGCCCCGGACGCGATATCGGACGACGGCCTGCTTGACGTGGTTTGCCTGCCGTGCGATGGCCCGATGGACGTCGTCAAGTGGTTCACGCTCGCGGCGATCGGCAGGCACGTTGATGCGGACGGCGTTGTCCGGGCCAAGGGGAGCGAGGTGACCATCGCGTCGAATGCGGAAGACACGCCCGTTCAGATCGACGGCGATCCGGGCGGTGTGCTACCCATCACAACGCGCGTAGAAAAGCACTCGGTGCCGTTCGTGTTGCTCCATCCGGACGGTAACTAAGCCCCGCTGATCCACGACGGTTCAGATCCACTTGTCGCGGATTTCGCGAATCTGGGCCCACTCTTCTTCGCGGTAGACCGGCGGGCAGGTGCCGCAGTTCGGGCAGACGCTGTCGAAAAAGGTCTCAGCATCTTCCGCGACGTCGTCAGCAGTTTGGCCCATGGCGAGGCGCGCTTCGAATCGCTCGTTGACCTCCATCGACAGCCGAAGTGCTTCCCGCCCGGTGTACTTGCGGACGTGGTTGGCCAGCTGCTTGTACCAACGCTTCGTCGGCTCGTCGGCATGCTCTGGCGGTTGGCAGTGCCGTTTGAGCGCGTGGCGAAAGCACTTGAGCTTCTCAGCCCAGGGCTTGTCCGGATCGCGCACGCCCAGCGTGACGTACTGCCCGACCTTGGCCGCCTCGTGCGTCAGGTCGTCGCATTTCTGCGAGGCTTCCTGAGCGACGCGAAGATACAGCTTCTCATCGAGGCCGATCTTCGGCATGCGCGGCAGCGTCGGATCGGCGATGACACGCTTCGCGAATGCGGTCTCGTTCGCGTCATGGGATAGATCGAGCGAACCCGTCGGCTTTTGAGCCTGCGGCTGGGCGGATGCATCGGCAACGGCCATCACAACTCCTTGAAGGAGGAACAAATCAACCGCCTGCGAGACACCACCCGCGGCGGCATCGGCCCAGCACTCTCAGGGCCGATCTCGGCAGAACACAACACGTCTGCTCTGAAACTGTACCTCATTTCGGTCTCGACACCAACCGAGTTGATGCAACACGAAGGCTCGATAATCCGACACGGCTCAAGAAAATCTCGCCGGCCGGTTGGCCCTCTGGCTCCTGCAGCCGATACCATGCACTGACGGAGGCTTTGTCGTCTCTGTCGCACGTTCCCATCACGGGTGTGACGGGCCTGCACGCTTCGGCGTGTCGGCGGGATGGATCAGCCATCCCGGTGACGCGAACGGGCGAGGCAGCTCTTCCCCGCGGGAGGAAAATGCAGCAGCGGCAGCGACTGGCACGCGAAGTGCCAAAGTCGCTGAAGCTCACAACCCTTTTCGACGGCAACCGCCCGTCCTGGCCTGCAAGAGAACATTCGTTTCCAATCGCAGTCTTCCGTTCAGCAGTCGAGCGACGCCAACGCTTCAACAGGCGTCCCGATCCGTTCCAAGTAGTTTCACATGTCGCGAGTCAAGCGAGTTAGTCGGTTATCCAACCAGGTCGCCCCGGCCGTCACCCTCGATCGGGACCGCCGCCGCGAGCGCCGCGGACCGGTGC containing:
- a CDS encoding diacylglycerol kinase family protein, which codes for MTDVSSADESAIERIEARRVWVIVNPRAGRGLAATVARTIVSDLRRSGVATSLTQTHPAETVSPSGDHDAVLVIGGDGTVRAAVERLLQLGMVPPILPVPMGTANLLGRHLGLRRTLWNVAMDGVRESASRIVGSGRLGRRVMRIGRRTLLPGPRRLAKTISHDACRALSRGMVRRLDIGRVEGRGPFLLMASVGFDAQVVAELDRRRSRSPGPIGLTSYALPAASALLSRDVPAITVTVDGQRVFGPAPAIAMVANMPEYGAGFPIAPDAISDDGLLDVVCLPCDGPMDVVKWFTLAAIGRHVDADGVVRAKGSEVTIASNAEDTPVQIDGDPGGVLPITTRVEKHSVPFVLLHPDGN